A window of the Candidatus Kryptoniota bacterium genome harbors these coding sequences:
- a CDS encoding Glu/Leu/Phe/Val dehydrogenase → MSDSKQKISFFENVNLNFDRAAQFTNHPKGLLEQIKGCNSIYSFQFPVRTSKGFEVLQGWRVEHSYHKLPVKGGIRYSAEVDEDEVKALAALMTYKCAVVDVPFGGAKGAIKVNPKDYSVTDLEIITRRYTAELIRKNYIGPGVDVPAPDYGSGPREMAWIADTYAAFNPGKIDALACVTGKPVAEGGVRGRTEATGRGIYFGLREACDNKDDMKALGFSRRLSGKKVVVQGLGNVGYHAAKFCQDGGAIIIALAEYEGAIHNSSGLDVDAVVKHRKETGSILKYPGAKDLAGSLAALELECDILIPAALENQITEENAPRIKAKIIAEGANGPTTANAEEILLRKGVLVIPDMYLNAGGVTVSYFEWLKNLSHVRFGRMDKRFEESAFDKMLQAVEHATGKEFTDAERKKIARGADEIDLVNSGLEETMTGAYNQIREIKKGNSKIPDLRTAAFIDAIDKIATSYVDLGIFP, encoded by the coding sequence ATGAGCGACTCCAAGCAAAAGATTAGCTTCTTCGAGAATGTAAACCTTAATTTCGATAGAGCTGCGCAATTTACAAATCATCCGAAGGGATTGCTCGAACAGATCAAGGGCTGCAACAGCATCTATTCATTCCAGTTCCCTGTACGGACATCGAAGGGGTTTGAGGTTCTGCAGGGCTGGCGTGTCGAACACAGCTATCACAAACTTCCTGTCAAGGGAGGAATAAGATACTCGGCCGAGGTGGATGAAGACGAAGTCAAGGCTCTTGCCGCGTTGATGACTTACAAGTGTGCCGTGGTCGACGTCCCATTTGGGGGAGCGAAAGGCGCGATCAAAGTCAACCCCAAGGATTATTCAGTCACGGATCTTGAAATCATCACGAGGCGCTACACTGCTGAGTTGATCCGAAAGAATTACATCGGACCCGGTGTCGACGTCCCTGCGCCTGATTATGGATCCGGTCCCCGAGAGATGGCATGGATAGCGGATACTTACGCCGCGTTCAACCCGGGTAAGATAGACGCGCTTGCCTGCGTAACCGGAAAGCCAGTCGCTGAGGGCGGAGTGCGCGGGAGAACGGAAGCGACCGGAAGAGGCATCTACTTCGGGCTCCGTGAAGCATGCGACAACAAGGATGACATGAAAGCGCTCGGTTTTTCTCGCAGGTTGTCCGGGAAGAAAGTCGTTGTCCAGGGTCTTGGTAACGTGGGTTATCATGCGGCGAAGTTTTGCCAGGATGGTGGAGCGATTATCATTGCACTTGCCGAATACGAGGGTGCGATCCACAATTCTTCCGGTCTCGACGTTGATGCGGTTGTAAAGCATCGGAAAGAGACAGGGTCGATTCTGAAGTATCCGGGAGCGAAGGACCTTGCCGGCTCGCTCGCGGCACTCGAACTCGAGTGCGACATCTTGATTCCTGCAGCACTGGAAAATCAGATCACTGAAGAGAATGCGCCGAGGATCAAGGCGAAGATCATCGCAGAAGGTGCTAACGGACCGACGACGGCGAATGCGGAAGAAATTCTACTTCGAAAGGGGGTATTGGTCATACCCGACATGTACTTGAATGCGGGCGGTGTCACCGTTTCCTATTTCGAATGGCTGAAGAACCTGTCTCACGTTCGGTTCGGAAGAATGGACAAAAGATTTGAAGAGTCCGCGTTCGACAAGATGCTGCAAGCGGTAGAGCACGCGACCGGCAAGGAATTCACGGACGCGGAAAGAAAGAAGATCGCGAGAGGCGCCGACGAAATTGATTTGGTAAACTCCGGTCTGGAAGAAACAATGACCGGAGCGTACAATCAGATCAGGGAAATCAAGAAAGGAAACAGTAAGATCCCAGATCTCAGGACAGCGGCATTCATTGATGCGATAGACAAGATCGCTACCTCTTATGTTGATTTAGGAATCTTCCCCTGA
- a CDS encoding YbjQ family protein, translating into MDHSMTTTTFTLEGYKITKQLGVVRGITVRSRSVFGTIGGSLQTLFGGNISLFTELCEKTRNESFDMMVEHAEQLGANAVIGVRYDATELLGGVTEVLCYGTAVVASRG; encoded by the coding sequence ATGGATCACTCGATGACCACCACCACTTTTACATTGGAAGGATACAAGATCACAAAGCAGCTGGGCGTTGTTAGGGGAATTACGGTGCGCTCGAGGTCTGTATTCGGCACGATCGGAGGTTCGCTGCAGACTCTGTTCGGAGGAAATATCTCACTGTTTACTGAGTTGTGCGAAAAGACAAGGAACGAATCGTTCGACATGATGGTGGAACACGCGGAGCAGCTCGGAGCAAACGCGGTCATCGGAGTGAGGTACGACGCGACGGAGTTGTTGGGCGGAGTTACAGAAGTTTTATGTTATGGCACGGCAGTCGTTGCATCCCGCGGCTGA
- a CDS encoding amidohydrolase, translating into MTRLKIFVVVMLACAVEACNPPKSTVDLVLKNGRFYTVDSRLPNAGAVAIVRGTIIGVGTDDGIASRFDGKVTIDLKGAFVLPGLTDGHAHLTDLGAMLLTLDLTKAKSPAEVAGLVAGAAKNSSPGGWIRGRGWDQNQWPGRNFPTHETLDKAAPDNYVYLFRVDGHAVWVNKKVMDLCGISRATQDPEGGKIIRDKKGNPTGVFLDAARELIASKVPRPTDSEVEHAITVAMDTCASYGLTEVDDARIFEQTIGIYKHLVDSGKLRIRITSMYFGMDSTLPAILRQGPIMNYGGLFTMRAVKVYMDGALGSRGAALVKAYSDDPGNYGLTEIGESDLENLTIAALSDGFQVCTHAIGDRANHVTLDAYEKALKAINLPDPRLRIEHAQVLLKDDIPRFKELGVIPSMQPAHCTADMYWAEARLGPERIKHAYAWRSLIDDGNIIIGGSDFPDVSPDPRLGIYAAVSRQDMNGLPRDFTDAKEYFELSPDALKDSSYFDNGFFPSQKMTLDEAIKAFTIWPAYGSFQENEKGSISVGKFADFTIFEKDFREIAPIEIPDDAVLATIVAGKLIFVNRSEHDWEVQ; encoded by the coding sequence ATGACACGTTTAAAAATATTTGTCGTCGTCATGTTGGCGTGCGCAGTTGAAGCATGCAATCCACCCAAATCCACGGTGGATCTGGTTTTGAAAAACGGGAGATTCTATACGGTCGATTCGAGGTTACCGAACGCCGGAGCCGTGGCAATTGTTCGGGGTACCATCATCGGCGTCGGTACTGACGACGGAATTGCATCCAGGTTTGATGGAAAGGTGACTATAGACCTCAAGGGCGCATTTGTCCTTCCTGGTTTGACAGACGGCCACGCGCATTTGACGGATCTCGGTGCAATGCTGCTGACATTGGATTTGACAAAAGCAAAGTCGCCCGCTGAAGTGGCCGGCCTCGTTGCGGGCGCGGCAAAGAATTCGAGTCCGGGAGGCTGGATTCGCGGAAGAGGATGGGATCAGAACCAATGGCCGGGCAGAAATTTCCCGACTCACGAGACACTCGACAAGGCTGCTCCGGACAATTATGTTTATCTTTTTCGGGTCGACGGTCACGCCGTCTGGGTAAACAAAAAAGTCATGGATCTCTGCGGAATATCACGCGCCACGCAAGACCCCGAGGGCGGAAAAATTATACGTGATAAGAAGGGAAATCCAACTGGAGTCTTTCTGGATGCCGCCCGTGAATTGATCGCCTCGAAAGTTCCTCGACCAACGGATTCCGAAGTTGAACACGCAATTACGGTCGCGATGGATACTTGCGCCAGTTACGGTTTAACGGAGGTGGATGACGCACGGATTTTCGAACAGACGATCGGAATATATAAGCATCTTGTTGACAGCGGTAAATTGAGAATTCGAATAACGTCGATGTATTTCGGCATGGACTCGACGCTTCCAGCCATACTTAGACAGGGACCCATCATGAATTATGGCGGTCTGTTTACAATGCGCGCCGTGAAAGTCTACATGGACGGGGCGTTAGGATCCAGAGGTGCGGCCCTTGTGAAAGCTTACTCTGACGACCCCGGCAATTATGGTCTCACCGAAATCGGAGAATCCGATCTCGAGAACCTCACTATTGCAGCACTATCGGACGGCTTCCAGGTCTGTACCCACGCGATCGGAGATCGTGCCAATCATGTCACATTAGATGCGTACGAGAAAGCTCTTAAGGCAATTAACCTTCCCGACCCGAGGTTGAGGATCGAGCACGCACAGGTACTTCTCAAAGACGACATACCTCGTTTCAAGGAGCTTGGAGTGATTCCGTCAATGCAGCCCGCTCACTGCACTGCCGACATGTACTGGGCCGAGGCGAGACTTGGGCCGGAGCGGATAAAGCATGCTTACGCCTGGAGGTCTTTAATAGATGACGGTAACATTATTATCGGCGGGTCCGATTTTCCGGATGTTAGTCCTGATCCCAGACTTGGTATCTACGCGGCAGTTTCGCGGCAGGACATGAATGGGCTCCCGAGGGATTTCACCGATGCGAAGGAGTACTTTGAACTGTCTCCCGACGCGCTGAAAGACAGCTCCTATTTTGACAATGGTTTCTTCCCGTCTCAGAAAATGACGCTTGACGAAGCGATAAAAGCTTTTACCATTTGGCCAGCCTACGGGAGCTTTCAGGAAAACGAAAAGGGTTCGATATCTGTCGGGAAATTCGCCGACTTCACAATCTTCGAAAAAGATTTTCGGGAGATTGCGCCGATCGAGATTCCCGACGACGCTGTGTTGGCGACGATTGTTGCAGGTAAGCTCATCTTTGTCAATCGTTCCGAACACGACTGGGAGGTACAATGA
- a CDS encoding aldo/keto reductase, with amino-acid sequence MIYRKLGRTNLEVSEIGIGTWGMGGNLWLDSDDKESTRSLQTAIELGVNFIDTALAYGNGHSEELIGRVLRERKEKIYIATKIPPHNRKWPAQKEDRFREAFPRDHIIASTESSLRNLKVDCIDLQQFHVWNDEWANEREWQDTLMELKSQGKIRFAGISMNSHEPENGIKAAGTGLIDVFQVFYNIFDQSPEKVLFGFCRRNEIGIIARVPFDEGSLTGNLRMDTEFPEGDYRNGYFAKEKRKRLIDLVERLREYLGVEAATLPELALRYVLNESVVSTVIPGMRKVSHVESDCSVADGRKLSSKLIDELKQFHYYG; translated from the coding sequence ATGATATATCGGAAACTCGGCCGCACGAATCTGGAGGTGAGCGAGATAGGTATCGGCACGTGGGGAATGGGCGGGAATTTATGGCTCGATTCTGATGACAAAGAAAGCACCAGATCACTTCAAACAGCGATTGAGCTTGGTGTGAATTTCATCGACACTGCACTGGCTTATGGCAACGGTCACAGCGAGGAACTTATCGGGCGCGTACTGAGAGAGCGCAAGGAGAAGATCTATATTGCCACAAAAATTCCTCCGCACAACCGGAAGTGGCCCGCGCAGAAAGAAGATCGATTTCGCGAGGCCTTTCCGCGGGACCACATCATCGCCTCGACTGAGTCGAGTCTTAGGAATCTAAAAGTTGATTGCATCGACCTGCAACAATTCCACGTTTGGAACGACGAATGGGCGAACGAGCGCGAATGGCAGGACACCTTAATGGAACTGAAGTCGCAGGGTAAGATCAGATTCGCGGGGATCTCGATGAATAGCCATGAACCCGAAAATGGAATTAAAGCTGCCGGGACGGGATTGATAGATGTGTTTCAGGTCTTTTACAATATATTCGACCAGTCTCCCGAGAAAGTCCTCTTTGGTTTTTGTCGCAGGAACGAGATCGGCATCATAGCGCGTGTGCCGTTCGATGAAGGTTCGCTCACGGGAAATCTTCGGATGGATACGGAATTTCCCGAAGGAGATTATCGCAACGGCTATTTTGCTAAAGAGAAGAGAAAAAGGCTCATCGATCTCGTGGAACGCTTGAGAGAATATCTCGGCGTCGAAGCTGCGACACTTCCGGAACTCGCGCTGAGGTACGTGCTGAACGAATCCGTGGTGTCGACCGTGATACCGGGGATGAGAAAAGTCAGTCACGTCGAGTCGGATTGTTCAGTCGCCGACGGCAGAAAATTGTCTTCAAAGTTGATCGACGAGTTGAAACAATTTCACTACTATGGATAA
- a CDS encoding adenosine-specific kinase encodes MELKLVKIEKPDDVNFILGQSHFIKTVEDIHEAIVQTVPQMKFGIAFCESSGPALVRYSGNDDNLADIAKKNAMNLSAGHSFVIFMRDGFPVNILNTVKNIPEVANIYCATGNPAEVLIVESEDGRGILGVIDGVKSKGVESDADKKTRHDFLRKIGYKL; translated from the coding sequence ATGGAATTGAAGCTGGTCAAGATCGAGAAGCCTGATGACGTTAATTTCATTTTAGGGCAGTCGCATTTCATCAAGACGGTTGAGGACATTCACGAAGCCATAGTCCAAACGGTCCCGCAGATGAAATTCGGAATTGCGTTCTGCGAATCGTCCGGTCCGGCTCTTGTTCGTTATTCCGGCAACGATGATAACCTGGCGGACATTGCTAAGAAGAACGCGATGAACCTGTCGGCAGGCCATTCGTTCGTCATTTTCATGCGGGACGGGTTCCCGGTAAATATCCTGAATACGGTAAAGAACATCCCCGAAGTTGCGAACATTTATTGTGCTACCGGAAATCCGGCAGAGGTATTGATCGTGGAATCGGAAGACGGACGCGGCATATTGGGTGTCATTGACGGTGTCAAATCAAAAGGCGTGGAATCGGATGCTGACAAGAAGACCCGCCACGACTTCCTTAGAAAGATCGGATATAAGCTATAG
- a CDS encoding TolC family protein yields MRKCCLFLALLPAIAFAQSDTLTLSQCVQIALKRNPQIRVAEGGLEASQADLKLTRSTLLPQVSASAGVTRSGGTFLIGNIVRNGDYDNYTSGFQAQQLVFDFGKSYTKLSASGSLVDAAGQSLRSASQDVIVNTYIAYFNYLAAVRVLEVDNETVRQAEDHLTQARAFYTAGTVPQYDVVNAEVSVANDSVSLIQAENGLKIARVQLENVIGQSLPNNFILSDVLEVSHVDISVNDAIDSAIANRPELLASEAEVEAGKSLLASAWTTNLPNISASGGYNWRGLQLNPLYSGWNVGVTVTLPIFQGFALDAGVDQARANLKTAEASNDLVMQSLTLDVQQQDFALQEASQRTRAARVLVEQAGEALRLAVARYNSGTGSALETTDAQVTLANARITYIQSLYDYNVSYARLERAMGVIK; encoded by the coding sequence ATGAGAAAGTGTTGTCTTTTTTTAGCGTTGCTGCCCGCAATCGCGTTCGCCCAGTCTGACACGTTGACGTTATCGCAATGTGTCCAGATCGCTCTTAAGCGCAATCCGCAAATCAGGGTTGCCGAAGGCGGCCTGGAAGCATCTCAGGCAGATCTGAAACTGACACGGTCGACACTTCTGCCGCAGGTCTCGGCGTCGGCCGGAGTCACAAGAAGTGGCGGAACATTTTTGATCGGGAATATTGTGAGGAACGGTGACTATGACAACTATACCTCCGGGTTTCAAGCGCAGCAATTAGTATTTGATTTTGGAAAATCTTACACCAAGTTGTCAGCATCGGGTAGTCTCGTCGATGCCGCGGGCCAGTCACTGAGGTCCGCCAGCCAGGACGTGATCGTGAATACCTATATTGCTTACTTCAATTACCTGGCGGCGGTGAGGGTGCTTGAAGTGGACAACGAGACGGTCAGGCAGGCTGAAGATCACCTGACACAGGCACGGGCCTTCTACACGGCGGGGACTGTACCACAGTATGACGTCGTAAACGCGGAGGTGTCCGTCGCGAACGACAGTGTTAGTTTGATCCAGGCGGAAAACGGACTTAAGATCGCTCGAGTGCAGTTGGAAAATGTAATTGGCCAGAGTCTCCCTAATAATTTTATTCTATCTGACGTACTTGAGGTCTCTCACGTTGATATAAGCGTGAATGATGCGATCGACAGTGCGATCGCTAACCGCCCGGAACTGTTGGCAAGCGAGGCTGAAGTCGAAGCCGGAAAATCACTTCTCGCTTCCGCGTGGACAACTAACCTTCCTAACATCTCCGCGAGCGGCGGATACAACTGGCGAGGGCTACAGCTGAACCCGCTTTACAGCGGATGGAACGTCGGGGTCACTGTCACACTTCCGATCTTCCAGGGTTTTGCACTTGACGCAGGTGTTGACCAGGCAAGAGCAAACCTGAAGACCGCAGAGGCGTCAAATGATTTGGTTATGCAGTCACTGACACTTGACGTTCAGCAACAGGATTTCGCCCTCCAGGAGGCAAGCCAGCGAACTCGGGCCGCTCGCGTACTCGTCGAGCAGGCCGGAGAGGCATTGAGGCTTGCTGTCGCGAGATACAACTCGGGGACGGGAAGTGCCCTCGAGACTACCGACGCGCAAGTCACCTTGGCGAACGCGCGCATAACTTATATACAGTCCCTTTACGACTACAATGTCTCTTACGCGAGACTCGAAAGGGCAATGGGAGTAATAAAGTGA
- a CDS encoding efflux RND transporter periplasmic adaptor subunit yields MKKKRLIIIIAGVLVLACGAMFLISSGKSEDPKWLTLKVLRGDLDVVVTATGTVAADTTLQVGTQVSGTIAQLFADWNSYVRKGQVIAKLDTTFLWASVEVAESNLQKAKVAADQAKVSFDRVKQLFDRNLDSQSDYDAAFATYQTAEADVKTAQTALDQAHINLNYATIKAPISGVVISRNVDLGQTVAASFNTPTLFTIANDLSRMQVQASVDEGDIGNVKVGQNVTFTVDAYPTDLFNGRVSQIRLQSTIVQNVVEYTVIIDVPNPDLKLMPGMTANLTINVAEAKDVLKVPTTALRFTPPQEYLTQLMNQLPDSIKQKFQQRRNQNGGSNAGTGVGSGTNGGTGGGNAQTRNLTPGSYFRVWVVDGKQIKPVRVLLGLSDGTNTEVQGALKEGDDVAVGTLTQTASTQQSNPFQGGQRRF; encoded by the coding sequence ATGAAAAAGAAGAGATTAATAATAATAATTGCTGGGGTACTGGTCCTTGCATGCGGCGCTATGTTTTTGATTTCGAGCGGGAAGAGTGAAGACCCCAAATGGCTGACGTTGAAAGTGTTGCGCGGAGATTTGGATGTTGTGGTCACAGCGACGGGTACGGTTGCTGCGGATACGACTCTTCAAGTCGGTACGCAGGTGTCAGGAACGATTGCCCAGCTATTTGCTGACTGGAATTCGTACGTAAGAAAAGGACAGGTGATTGCCAAGTTAGATACGACGTTTCTCTGGGCTAGTGTTGAAGTTGCGGAATCAAATTTGCAAAAGGCTAAGGTCGCCGCCGATCAGGCAAAGGTTAGTTTCGACAGAGTGAAACAATTGTTCGACCGCAATCTAGATTCCCAATCAGATTATGATGCGGCTTTCGCGACGTACCAGACTGCCGAGGCAGATGTGAAAACGGCTCAGACAGCTCTCGACCAGGCACACATAAATCTAAATTATGCGACGATCAAAGCGCCGATAAGCGGGGTTGTGATTTCGAGAAACGTTGACCTCGGACAGACGGTTGCTGCGAGTTTCAATACGCCGACTCTTTTCACGATAGCAAATGATTTGTCTCGCATGCAGGTGCAGGCGTCCGTCGATGAAGGCGATATAGGCAATGTGAAAGTCGGTCAAAATGTTACATTCACCGTCGATGCTTACCCGACTGATCTTTTCAACGGAAGAGTTTCACAAATAAGGCTGCAGTCTACTATAGTGCAAAACGTCGTTGAATACACAGTCATAATAGATGTTCCTAATCCGGATTTAAAATTAATGCCGGGTATGACGGCAAACCTGACCATCAATGTTGCCGAAGCAAAAGATGTTTTGAAGGTTCCGACGACAGCATTGCGTTTCACACCACCGCAGGAGTATTTAACCCAATTGATGAACCAGCTTCCGGATTCAATCAAGCAAAAATTTCAGCAGCGACGAAATCAAAATGGCGGTAGCAATGCCGGAACTGGAGTCGGCAGTGGAACGAACGGCGGCACAGGAGGAGGGAATGCTCAGACGCGGAACTTGACTCCCGGCAGCTATTTCAGAGTTTGGGTCGTCGATGGCAAACAAATAAAACCGGTGCGAGTTTTGCTCGGCTTGTCCGACGGAACCAATACCGAAGTGCAAGGCGCTCTTAAAGAAGGCGACGATGTCGCAGTTGGAACGCTGACTCAAACCGCGAGCACTCAGCAAAGTAATCCGTTTCAGGGTGGCCAGAGGAGATTTTAA
- a CDS encoding ABC transporter ATP-binding protein → MAQPIISVKHIVKIYKMGDFEVHALRGINLDINKGEFVAIMGASGSGKSTFMNILGCLDTPTSGEYFLDEIEVGKLDRDELARLRNKKLGFVFQAYNLLPRTTALENVELPLLYSNSVSSSQRKEKALDALNAVGLSDRALHYSNQLSGGQQQRVAIARSLVNDPVVILADEPTGNLDTRTSVEVMEIFQKLNGRGITVVLVTHELDIAQYAQRNVVFKDGKINRLVTVEDRKIASEELPKIPVLEEELDS, encoded by the coding sequence ATGGCCCAGCCGATAATTTCCGTAAAACATATAGTCAAAATCTATAAGATGGGTGACTTTGAAGTTCATGCCCTTCGTGGAATTAACCTGGACATCAACAAGGGCGAGTTCGTTGCTATAATGGGAGCAAGTGGTTCCGGTAAGTCAACCTTTATGAATATTCTGGGATGCCTCGATACACCAACTAGTGGCGAATATTTTTTAGATGAAATTGAAGTGGGGAAACTGGATCGCGATGAGCTTGCTCGTTTGAGAAATAAGAAGTTAGGATTTGTTTTCCAAGCGTACAATCTCTTGCCGAGAACAACCGCGCTGGAGAATGTCGAACTGCCGCTTCTTTATTCAAATTCAGTTTCTTCATCTCAGAGAAAAGAGAAGGCGCTCGATGCACTTAACGCAGTCGGACTTTCTGACCGGGCACTTCACTATTCGAACCAGCTTTCGGGCGGACAGCAGCAGAGAGTTGCAATCGCACGATCCTTAGTGAATGATCCTGTCGTGATTCTTGCAGATGAGCCGACGGGAAATTTAGACACACGGACAAGCGTTGAAGTAATGGAAATTTTTCAGAAGCTCAACGGACGCGGAATTACCGTTGTCCTCGTAACACACGAGTTGGACATTGCCCAGTACGCGCAAAGAAATGTCGTATTCAAAGACGGGAAGATAAACCGGCTTGTCACTGTTGAAGACAGAAAAATTGCCTCTGAAGAACTGCCGAAGATTCCTGTATTAGAAGAAGAGTTGGACTCATGA
- a CDS encoding ABC transporter permease, whose translation MKILNILKIAYRSLGRNKLRSFLTMLGIIIGVAAVIAMLAIGQGASNAVKAQIASLGTNMMILFPGASNQSGVRTQAATFTRFTEDDAIAISKQCPAVQYVSPVVRVVSQVIAGTQNWRTSIFGGYPNYFNIRAWPLQSGNYYTDSDERGATKVCIVGQTVATNLFGPNSLPIGQIIRIRNLPFRIIGVLSAKGQDASGNDQDDIIIAPFSTVLKKLVGGIYANVIFASAQSPDAIDEASNEITQLIRDRHKLTQWEGNDFTVRTQTEIASTADATTQTMTLLLASIAGISLVVGGIGIMNIMLVSVTERTREIGIRMAVGARGNDVLTQFLIEALSLSFAGGLIGIVLGVLTSQFVSDLQKWPIVISPQSIGLAFAFAAAIGIFFGWYPARKAANLNPIDALRYE comes from the coding sequence ATGAAGATTCTCAACATACTTAAGATCGCGTACCGTTCGCTTGGAAGAAACAAACTTCGTTCCTTCCTGACCATGCTCGGCATCATCATCGGTGTTGCCGCCGTCATCGCAATGCTTGCAATCGGGCAAGGAGCAAGCAATGCCGTTAAAGCACAAATCGCTTCCCTCGGAACAAACATGATGATTCTTTTTCCGGGTGCATCGAATCAAAGCGGAGTCAGAACGCAAGCGGCGACATTTACACGGTTTACAGAAGATGACGCTATCGCGATCAGCAAACAGTGTCCCGCAGTGCAATATGTATCGCCCGTGGTAAGAGTTGTCTCACAGGTTATTGCAGGAACGCAGAATTGGCGTACCAGCATATTTGGCGGCTATCCAAATTACTTCAACATAAGAGCCTGGCCTCTGCAGAGCGGAAATTATTATACGGATTCCGATGAGCGCGGAGCAACAAAAGTATGCATTGTCGGGCAGACTGTTGCGACAAACCTCTTCGGACCAAATTCACTTCCTATCGGGCAGATTATCAGGATCAGGAACCTTCCGTTCAGGATTATCGGTGTTTTATCGGCGAAAGGTCAGGATGCGAGCGGTAATGATCAAGATGATATTATCATTGCTCCCTTTTCGACAGTTCTGAAAAAACTTGTCGGCGGAATTTATGCAAATGTGATCTTTGCTTCCGCGCAATCCCCGGATGCTATCGATGAAGCAAGCAACGAAATCACCCAGCTGATAAGAGATAGGCACAAGCTGACACAGTGGGAAGGGAATGATTTTACAGTCAGAACACAGACTGAAATTGCGAGCACAGCTGATGCCACCACTCAAACGATGACACTTTTATTGGCAAGTATTGCCGGGATATCGCTCGTGGTTGGCGGGATCGGAATTATGAACATCATGCTCGTGTCGGTGACGGAAAGAACGCGCGAGATTGGAATCAGGATGGCGGTCGGGGCGCGCGGCAACGACGTCTTGACACAATTCTTGATAGAGGCACTGAGTTTGAGTTTCGCTGGAGGACTGATCGGCATTGTGCTTGGAGTTTTGACTTCACAATTTGTTTCTGACCTGCAGAAGTGGCCGATAGTGATTTCACCTCAGTCGATTGGCTTGGCATTTGCGTTTGCAGCAGCGATCGGCATCTTTTTCGGTTGGTATCCGGCGCGCAAGGCAGCCAATCTGAATCCGATCGACGCGCTGAGATACGAATAA
- a CDS encoding phosphatase PAP2 family protein: MTLSQSGFITGTLLWLLSVQLGFSQNNKSVLDFAGSDSIAVAAIEDAQVPYTPVVDTSGDYLPTWYDMITRIPGDWVAYSNETFQTKNIPAIIGMVGVTAGLVVVDRQWWWTEQKWYDESPTFKRLSNWMVFTGDGRFQFGIVGAFAAYGFAFDDHRALRTASETTEAILACGGVVQLLKHITGRESPFVSTKRTGAWRFFPNQIQYSKHVPHYDAFPSGHLATATTTLIVIADNYPELVWLKPVGYVALAAISSSLVAYGIHWWSDFPLALALGYSFGEIAAHPIGVNLTHGNNGNEHRLSFGPVTYPHGGAGVGLSLAL, encoded by the coding sequence ATGACGTTGTCTCAAAGCGGCTTTATAACTGGAACTTTACTTTGGCTACTTTCGGTTCAGCTCGGGTTTTCGCAGAACAATAAATCTGTCCTGGATTTCGCCGGTTCAGATTCGATAGCGGTTGCAGCGATCGAAGACGCGCAGGTGCCCTATACACCCGTCGTCGATACTTCAGGCGATTATTTGCCGACCTGGTACGATATGATTACGAGGATTCCGGGCGACTGGGTAGCCTATTCGAATGAGACTTTCCAAACAAAAAACATTCCTGCAATAATCGGGATGGTGGGTGTCACCGCGGGTCTTGTCGTCGTGGACCGGCAGTGGTGGTGGACGGAACAGAAATGGTATGATGAGTCCCCGACGTTTAAGCGGTTAAGCAACTGGATGGTATTTACCGGCGACGGCAGATTTCAGTTCGGTATCGTCGGCGCCTTTGCCGCATATGGGTTTGCCTTCGACGATCATCGTGCATTGCGCACGGCGAGCGAGACCACCGAAGCTATTCTCGCTTGCGGAGGAGTAGTCCAATTACTGAAACACATTACCGGTCGTGAGAGTCCTTTTGTCTCCACAAAGCGGACCGGTGCCTGGAGATTTTTTCCCAACCAGATCCAGTACTCAAAACATGTTCCGCATTACGACGCCTTTCCGTCGGGACATCTCGCGACAGCGACGACGACACTTATCGTAATCGCGGACAATTATCCGGAATTGGTATGGCTTAAACCTGTCGGATACGTTGCACTTGCGGCGATCTCGTCAAGTCTTGTCGCATATGGCATCCACTGGTGGAGCGATTTCCCGCTTGCTCTTGCGCTTGGATATTCATTTGGCGAGATCGCGGCCCATCCGATCGGCGTCAACCTTACACATGGCAACAATGGGAACGAACACAGGTTGTCGTTCGGACCGGTCACTTACCCCCATGGGGGAGCGGGTGTCGGATTATCGCTGGCCTTGTAG